CGGGTGCGGTAGCCACGTTCGTGGCCGACGATTCGGGACTGGCGCTGCCCGTCGGCGACCTCGAGCGCGTCGCCCAGACCGAGTCCGACCAGATTGAGGCCGTGTACGGCGAGCAGGAGGACTTCCGCTCGCTCGTCGCCTCCCTCGAGGACGACTACGACACGGAGGGGCCGAACTCGGGCTTCATCCTGCCCAATGATGAGCTTCCAGAGATCCCCACCGCTGACGAGATCGGGGAGGCCGCGGAGAAGTACCTGGCTCGTCGCACCGACAGGCCCCAGCGGAAGCGGGGTCGGCACGCCCGACGCCCAGAGGAGTAGTCTGTGCGGATCTGGCTGGCGGGTATGGCCATCTACATTATGGCCATCGCCGCACGCACCAGCTTCGGCGTCGCATCGCTCGACGCGCTCGCCCGATTCGACATCTCGGCAGCGGAGCTGTCGATGTTCACCGTCATCCAGCTCGGCGTCTATGCGGCCTGCCAGATTCCGCTCGGCATGCTCCTCGATCGCTTCGGCTCGCGGCCGATTCTCGTCATCGGCGCCATCATCCTCGCGGGCGGCCAGATCTGGCTTGCGCTCGCCGCCACCTATCCGTCGGCGCTTGCCGCCCGGGTTCTCATCGGCATGGGCGATGCCTCGGCGTTCACGTCTGTGCTCCGGCTCGTTCCGCAGTGGTTCCCGCCGCGACGGGTGCCGCTGTTCACGCAGCTGACGGGAATCGGCGGTCAGGCGGGGCAGGTCATCTCCTCCATCCCGTTCGCGATGATGCTCGCCCGGTTCGGGTGGGAGACCGCCTTCATCTCGCTCGGGCTCACGGGCGCGGCGGTCGCCCTCATCGCCGCCCTCTTCATCAGGGAGAAGGAGAGGTTCTCGACGTCGACGACGAAGACGAGCGGGGGTACCTTCAGCCACCCGGGGGTGTGGCAGGGCTTCTGGACGCACTTCACCCTCGGTTTCCCGGGGCACGTCTTCCTCCTGCTGTGGGGAGTGCCGTTCATGGTCGCCAACGGCATCGACCAGCAGACGGCGGCGGCCATGCTCATCATCGCCGCCGCCGCGGGCGTCGTCACCGGGCCGCTCGTCGCACGCATGACCTCACGGCATCCGCTGCGCCGGCCGATGCCGATCGTGGCCATCATCGCGGTCTTCACTCTCTCGTGGGCGTACCTGCTGCTCATTCCGCGACCGATCCGCCTGTGGGAGTTCGCGGTGCTCCTCGTCGTCATCGCCCTGACCGGATCCGGCTCGTCGATCGCCTTCGATCTCGGTCGCACGGCAGTCCCGCTCAGCAGGCTCGGCACCGCGAACGGCATGATCAATCAGGGAGGCTTCGTCGCCGCGCTCAGCGCGTCCTTCCTCATCGGGCTCGTCCTCGACTGGCGGGCACCGGACGGCGACTACAGTACGGGCGACTTCAAGCTCGCTATGGCCTCGCAGTTCATCATCGTCGCGATCGGTGTCGTCGGCTTCCTCGCGGTCAGCCCCTTCGCGAAACGTCGATTCGAGAGGGACCGGGGACTGCGAATCGTCCCTGCGAGGGTCGCGATCGAGCGGATCATTCGGGAACGTCGTGCAGAGGCGCGGCGGAGGGAATCAGATCAGAGTAGAGCCGGGCGGGCAGCGGGAGACGATGCACCTCCCGGTGCATAGCCGGCCAGGGGGCCATCGAGGCGCCGACCGTGATGTTGCCGTAGCGCCTGCCCGACCAGACGGCGGGATCGGTGATGGCGACGACGTGGTCGAACACCGCCATGAGGGTGGCGAGCTCCGGCTTGTAGTGGCGGGAGAGATTGACGAGATAGACGCCGTCGGGTGCCAGAGCGCTCCTCGCATCGACCGCCGCCTCGTACGTCATGAGCTGATAGGGGACCGTCCCCTGGGCGAAGGCGTCCCGCACGATGATGTCCCAGCCACGGCCGGCCTGGCCCCGCATGACCGAGCGGCCCTCCGCGACCCTGATCCGCAGCTGCGGTGACCGGGGGAGGGGAAACCATTCGCGGACCTTCTCGGCGAGAATCGTGTCGATCTCGACGGCGAGCTGGTGGGCCTGGGGGTGGGAGGAGGAGAATGCGCGGGCCAGCGCGCATCCGGCCCCGCCGATGTGGAGGGCCCTCATCTTCGTGCCCCGCGGGCGGGCCGCCTCGGCGAGGATGCGCATGTGCTGCATGTACTCGAACTCGAGGTACTCGGGGTCGTCCAGATCGATCGCCGACGAGGGCACCCCGTCCAGATAGAGTATGAGCAGCGAAGGGCGATCGGGATCGACCTCGATGCGGGCGGTTCCCATCGTCGTCATTTCTTCCATGCCCACCAGCCTAAGGGAGGCGTCCATGTCTCGCGGCCCGCGCTCGGCCTCCGCCCGCCGGTCACTCGGCAGCGATGACTCGCAGACGCCGATCCTCCACGTCGACATGGATGCGTTCTTCGTCGAGGTCGAACTCCTTGAAAGGCCACACCTGCGCGGCCTGCCGGTCGCTGTGGGCGGCGCGGAGCGCGGCGTCGTCACCTCAGCGTCCTACGAGGCACGCTCCTTCGGTGTCAATTCCGCCATGCCGGTGGCGCAGGCGAAGCGCCTCTGCCCCGACCTCATCATGATCCCCGTCCGGCACGGCGTGTACTCGGCGGTGTCCCGCCGCGTCATGGAGATCCTCGGCTCGTTCACGCCACTGCTCGAACAGGTCTCCGTCGACGAGGCGTTCCTCGACGTGTCGGGCGACCGGAGGCGCACCCCCGTCCAGATCGCCACTCTCATCCGCGAGGAGATCAGGGCCAGGGAGGGAGTGCCCGCCTCCGTCGGCATCGCCGCCACCAAGCACGTCGCGAAGATCGCCTCCGCGCACGCGAAGCCCGACGGTCTACTCCTCGTCCCCAGGTCCGAGACCGCCGCCTTCCTCGGCGAGCTGCCGCTCGGCGCGATCTGGGGCGTCGGCGAGGCGACGAGAAAACGGCTCGAGCAGCGCGGCATCCGCTCCGTCTCCGATATTCGAGAGCTCTCACGTGACGACCTCGAGCGCGTGCTCGGCAGGTCGGGGGTGAAGCTGTGGGAGCTCGCGAACGGGATCGACCCGCGCCCCGTCGTCACCTCGCGGCCGGAGAAGTCGATCGGCAGGGAGGAGACGTCGTTCGATCTGCTCACCGATCCGGACCACGTGCGGGCGCGGATGCTCGAGCAGGCCCATGACTGTGCGCGGCGCCTGCGCGCCCGCTCGCTCGTCGCATGGCGCGTCACCATCAAGGTCCGCGACGCCTCCTTCACGACCATCACCCGCTCCCACACCCTTCAGGCCCCGACAAACCTCGCCCACGAGATCTACCGCGTGGCATCGACGCTGCTGGAGATGCCGCGCGGCGGGGTGCGCCTCATCGGGGTGCGGGTGGAGAACCTCGAGCCGGGGGACTCGGGCCAGGCCACGCTCGAGGACGGCGGACGCACCGAGCAGGCTGAAAAAGCCCTGGACACAATCAGGAAACGCTTCGGGACGGGGGCAGTGGGACCCGGCACCCTGCTATCGGGATCGGAGGGGGAGCGGCTATGATGGGGAGGTACGACACTAGGGAGGTTGCCATGGCGCTGTCGGAATACGAGCAGAAGATGCTCGAGCAGCTCGAGGCTCAGCTCCGCGACGAGGATCCTAAGCTCGCTGAGTCATTTCAACCTGCCCGTCAGGTCTCGCTCAAGAGGCTCGTCCTCGGAGTGTTCATCATCGTCGCCGGTCTCGGCGTCCTCGTCGCCGCGGTCGCCTTCAGCCTGAGCTGGCTGGGCATCATCGGCTTCGTCGTCATGCTCGGCGGAGCGATGTACACGTTCTCAGGCCCGATCGGGTCAATCTCGGCCAATTCTGGGTCCACACAGCCGAGCGGGGACCCGAAGGCCTCCTTCATGTCCCGCCAAGAGGAGATGTGGAACCGCCGCCGCGAGCAGGACGGCCGCTGACCCCCACATCCCTCCACCGCTTTCGATGACCCGGCTTCGGCCGGGTTTTTCGTGCGCTCAGAGTGCCCAGCGCGACGCTCCGAGCCGAGCGGACGCTCCGCGCGATTCGGCCGTGCCTGAGAGACCCCTGAAGGGACCTTTTCCCCTCCACCCGCCAATCCCTTGTCATTGCAGTGAATTCTCGATGAGACGCACGCGTTTGCCCTTGCACGTGGGGGGAAGTGGGGTAAAGTGGGGCGCAGTTGATGGCCGGGGAGGTGTATCAGATGTTCCTAGGCACGTACGAGCCCAAACTCGACGACAAGGGACGCCTGATTCTGCCTGCCAAGTACCGTGAGCAGCTCGCTGGCGGTCTGGTCATCACGCGCGGTCAAGAGCACTGTCTCTATGTGTTCAAGGTCGAGGACTTCATGCAGATGCAGGAGGACGCCCGGAAGGCCCCCCTCTCCAACAAGGAGGCCCGCAACTATCTGCGGGTTTTCCTCTCGGGAGCGGTCGACCAGGAGCCCGACAAGCAGGGTCGGATCACGATCCCTGCGAACCTGCGGGCGTATGCGGACCTCGAGCGCGACCTCGCGGTCATCGGCGCGGGCAGCCGCGTCGAGATCTGGAACTCGCAGGCATGGACCAGCTTCCTGGAAGAGCAGGAGGCCGCGTTCGCCGAGCGGGACGAAGAGATCATCCCAGGAGTTCTATAGCCGTCTTGGCGGCGGCCCCCTCCCGTGGTTCTGGCACCAATTCCCCAATGCCAGAGATACGGGAGGGGACCACCGTCAAGGCTTCATCAGGAGGTGCCATGAGCGCAGCAGACAAGCATGTTCCCGTGCTCGTCGACACCTGCATGGAGCTCCTCGCGCCCGCACTCGACGGTCCCGCCCTCCTGTTCGATGCGACGCTCGGCATGGGCGGCCACACCGAGGCGGCGCTGACGAGGTTCCCCGAGCTCCGTGTCGTCGGGATCGACCGCGACCCGGAGGCGATCCGGCTTGCCTCGGAGAGGCTGGCCCCCTTCGGGGACCGGTTCACCGCCGAGCATGCTGAGTACGACATGATCGACGAGATCGCCGAGAAGCATGGTCGACCGAACGCGATCCTCATGGATCTCGGCGTCTCCTCCCTCCAGCTCGACGACGCGAGCCGCGGCTTCGCCTACTCCCAGGACGCTCCGCTCGACATGCGGATGGACACCTCGCAGGGACGGACGGCGGCTGAGCTCATCGCCGAGTCCTCCCATGGGGAGCTCGCCCGGATCATCTCCCATTACGGGGAGGAGAAGTTCGCGTCGCGGATCGCGTCGCGGATCGTCGAGCACCCGAACAGGGCGTCGCTGACCACAGCCGAGCTCGCCGAGCTCGTCAAGTCCGCGATCCCGGCCGCGGCCCGACGAACGGGCGGCAACCCGGCGAAGCGGACGTTCCAGGCTCTGCGCATCGCGGTCAACGATGAGCTCGGCATCCTCGAGCGGGCGATCCCGCGGGCAATGGCGGTGCTCCAGGTCGGCGGCAGACTCGTCGTCGAGTCATATCACTCGCTCGAGGACCGCATCGTCAAACGGGCCATGCAGGGCATGTCAGCCTCGACGACACCGATCGGCGTCCCGATCCAGATGGACTCCCCACCCTTCCGACTTCTCACCAAACGTGCGATTCAGGCCGATGAGGCCGAGATCGCGGCGAATCCCCGATCAGCGTCGGTACGTGTCCGTGCCTGCGAAAAACTCCACGAAGGAAGACGATGAGCGCTACAGCCCATGCACCAGCTCGCCCTGCACGCCGGCCCATCGTCGCTGGTCTGCCCACGATCGAAGTTGTCCCCAGCCCCGCACCAGTCCGGGGCTTCGTTGCCGCAACGGTCGTCTGCATCCTGCTCTTCTGCGGTGCGCTCGCGACCGTCTTCGGGCTCAACACCGCGATGGTGGAAGGGGCGTACGAGATCCAGCAGAAGCAGGTCCTGCTCAATGATCTTGCCGACACCCAGGGCACCCTGACCGACCAGATCGCGGAGGCCTCGACAGCCGTCGAACTGCGGGTCCGTGCCGAAGCCCTCGGGCTAGTCCCAGCTGCTGAGATTCGACACGTTGACCTGGGAGAAGGTGTCGTTAGCGCCGGCATCGGAGGCAACGCGCCATAATGGCTGACGTGAGCACCACGTCCCGGCCCAGGCTGCCCTCTTTCTTCAGGCGAGATCGTACGCGCCCGAGCGGCAGCCTGACCTCTCGGCTCCGGGTCATCGTCATTCTCTTCGCGGTCTCGATTGCCCTGCTCGGACTCCGTCTCATCGACCTTCAGGTGGTCAGGGCCGACACGCTCTCGGAGACTGCGATCCAGTTCCGCTCGCGGACCTACACGATCCCCGCCGAGCGCGGCCAGATTCTCGACGCGAACGGCAATGTTCTCGCGGTCTCTCGCGAGCGATACAACGTTGCCGTCAATCAGAACCTCGTCGAGTCGTACGTGCGACGCGATGAGGACGGCACGATCGTCGGCCGCGGGGCTCCTGCGGCCGCGAATGTTCTGTCCCCCATCCTCGGGATCGATGAGGCGCGCCTGGCCGGCATCCTCCACGGTGGTGAGACGAAGCGCAGCTGGGTCTATCTCGTCAAGGATGTCTCTCCCGAGGTGTG
This is a stretch of genomic DNA from Flaviflexus salsibiostraticola. It encodes these proteins:
- the mraZ gene encoding division/cell wall cluster transcriptional repressor MraZ; protein product: MFLGTYEPKLDDKGRLILPAKYREQLAGGLVITRGQEHCLYVFKVEDFMQMQEDARKAPLSNKEARNYLRVFLSGAVDQEPDKQGRITIPANLRAYADLERDLAVIGAGSRVEIWNSQAWTSFLEEQEAAFAERDEEIIPGVL
- the dinB gene encoding DNA polymerase IV, which produces MSRGPRSASARRSLGSDDSQTPILHVDMDAFFVEVELLERPHLRGLPVAVGGAERGVVTSASYEARSFGVNSAMPVAQAKRLCPDLIMIPVRHGVYSAVSRRVMEILGSFTPLLEQVSVDEAFLDVSGDRRRTPVQIATLIREEIRAREGVPASVGIAATKHVAKIASAHAKPDGLLLVPRSETAAFLGELPLGAIWGVGEATRKRLEQRGIRSVSDIRELSRDDLERVLGRSGVKLWELANGIDPRPVVTSRPEKSIGREETSFDLLTDPDHVRARMLEQAHDCARRLRARSLVAWRVTIKVRDASFTTITRSHTLQAPTNLAHEIYRVASTLLEMPRGGVRLIGVRVENLEPGDSGQATLEDGGRTEQAEKALDTIRKRFGTGAVGPGTLLSGSEGERL
- a CDS encoding DUF3040 domain-containing protein encodes the protein MALSEYEQKMLEQLEAQLRDEDPKLAESFQPARQVSLKRLVLGVFIIVAGLGVLVAAVAFSLSWLGIIGFVVMLGGAMYTFSGPIGSISANSGSTQPSGDPKASFMSRQEEMWNRRREQDGR
- a CDS encoding MFS transporter; translation: MRIWLAGMAIYIMAIAARTSFGVASLDALARFDISAAELSMFTVIQLGVYAACQIPLGMLLDRFGSRPILVIGAIILAGGQIWLALAATYPSALAARVLIGMGDASAFTSVLRLVPQWFPPRRVPLFTQLTGIGGQAGQVISSIPFAMMLARFGWETAFISLGLTGAAVALIAALFIREKERFSTSTTKTSGGTFSHPGVWQGFWTHFTLGFPGHVFLLLWGVPFMVANGIDQQTAAAMLIIAAAAGVVTGPLVARMTSRHPLRRPMPIVAIIAVFTLSWAYLLLIPRPIRLWEFAVLLVVIALTGSGSSIAFDLGRTAVPLSRLGTANGMINQGGFVAALSASFLIGLVLDWRAPDGDYSTGDFKLAMASQFIIVAIGVVGFLAVSPFAKRRFERDRGLRIVPARVAIERIIRERRAEARRRESDQSRAGRAAGDDAPPGA
- a CDS encoding spermidine synthase, translating into MEEMTTMGTARIEVDPDRPSLLILYLDGVPSSAIDLDDPEYLEFEYMQHMRILAEAARPRGTKMRALHIGGAGCALARAFSSSHPQAHQLAVEIDTILAEKVREWFPLPRSPQLRIRVAEGRSVMRGQAGRGWDIIVRDAFAQGTVPYQLMTYEAAVDARSALAPDGVYLVNLSRHYKPELATLMAVFDHVVAITDPAVWSGRRYGNITVGASMAPWPAMHREVHRLPLPARLYSDLIPSAAPLHDVPE
- the rsmH gene encoding 16S rRNA (cytosine(1402)-N(4))-methyltransferase RsmH, encoding MSAADKHVPVLVDTCMELLAPALDGPALLFDATLGMGGHTEAALTRFPELRVVGIDRDPEAIRLASERLAPFGDRFTAEHAEYDMIDEIAEKHGRPNAILMDLGVSSLQLDDASRGFAYSQDAPLDMRMDTSQGRTAAELIAESSHGELARIISHYGEEKFASRIASRIVEHPNRASLTTAELAELVKSAIPAAARRTGGNPAKRTFQALRIAVNDELGILERAIPRAMAVLQVGGRLVVESYHSLEDRIVKRAMQGMSASTTPIGVPIQMDSPPFRLLTKRAIQADEAEIAANPRSASVRVRACEKLHEGRR